Below is a genomic region from Campylobacter geochelonis.
GGTTGTTTTATTTTCATTCCTTCTTTTTCCATAATTTTATTAAGTCTTGTTGCATTGTATATATAATCATCATAATCTCCGTTTAAAAACCAAGCTCTATCTTCATAACACTCATCATACGCCTCTTTTAGTTGCTCTTTTGTAGGTTGTCCAGGGACGTTGTATTTAAGCATAAGTTCTAACATAGGTTCGTAGTTGGGGATGTTTTCAAGTCCATCATAACATATATCCAATATAGGAACTTTATCTCCACTATGCTTACAATAATCAGCCCTATAACCATTCTTTAAAAGCAAATCAGCCATTTCTACAAAGTTGCTATAGCCTAGATAAAAAAATACTGTCCAAGATGGGCGATAACTATCTTCTGACCTCTCTGCGATTTTTACATTATATTTTATTTCTATATTTTCTCCATCTACTACTATATAATCTATCAAATTAGAAGCATATGCAGGGCTATCTAAATACTTTTGAATATATTTTACAGAATTTGGGTCAACACCGTTTTTAAGTAAAATTTCTGCTGTTTTTATAGAATTATTTTCTATAGCATAAGCTAGTGGGCTAAGTTTGTATTTATCTTTTTGATGGATATTCGCACCTAGTTTTATAAGCTCTTTGGTTGTATTTACATCATCATAAAAGCTAGAATACATAAGTGGGGTAACTCCATAGTGAAGTGGTGCATCTACACTAAGATTATATTTTTTAAAAAAACCTATAACACTACTAGTATCTTTTTCTTGAAGCATGTGCCTAAGCGATTCAAGAGTTTCATTATTATCTACCTTATATGTATGTATATCCCAATAATCGAATGCGAACTCATCAACCTCTTCTTGAGTTACATACTTACTAAGTCCTGGTATAGCAGAAACGTTTGTGTCTGAAGTGATTGTGAAGTGAGAGGTTTGATTTAGTTTATACTCATTATATAGTAGCTTAGCTACTAAAAGTATTATTAATATGGCTAAGAATTTAAATACCTTTTTCAATTTTTTCCTTTTAGTAAATTTATATAATTTTTAATATTTATTTTTATCTATTTTAAAAACTTAAATTTGATGTATTGTTGTTTTAAATTTAAGTCTGCTAAATTTGCATATTTTGATTTATATAGAAATTTGCCTTGTAATTCTACATCAATGGAAGTTAAATGCTCTTTAAATTTATGTTATTTTAATGATGTTTTAATATGAATTTAAAGAGAATTTTTATTAGTCGTATATATGATTTGAAAATCTTTGATATTTAGAATCCATTATATTTTAAGTATTTTTCTTTGGCTTAAATAAGTTGTAATTTCTTTTTCTTCGATGGTTTTTATATATAGCTTGTAAATTCAATACTTTTAGCAAAAGACACTAGATTTAAAATCCAGTGTCTAATTTTAATTTTGATTTTATCTTATTTTATTTTTCTTTATCTCTTTTATAGATTCACTTCTTTCTTTTTTATCTTTTCTTTACTTACTTGTTTCTTTTATATCTCTTATCTCTTAACTTCCCCATCCACTAGCATATATTTGCATAATGGCTTGATTGTTTCTTGCTTCATCGTGAGTTATGTTTGATATACCATTATCGCTCGTATAAGCATTTACTTGTTGTATTATCTTATCTATTTGTTCAT
It encodes:
- a CDS encoding ankyrin repeat domain-containing protein, giving the protein MKKVFKFLAILIILLVAKLLYNEYKLNQTSHFTITSDTNVSAIPGLSKYVTQEEVDEFAFDYWDIHTYKVDNNETLESLRHMLQEKDTSSVIGFFKKYNLSVDAPLHYGVTPLMYSSFYDDVNTTKELIKLGANIHQKDKYKLSPLAYAIENNSIKTAEILLKNGVDPNSVKYIQKYLDSPAYASNLIDYIVVDGENIEIKYNVKIAERSEDSYRPSWTVFFYLGYSNFVEMADLLLKNGYRADYCKHSGDKVPILDICYDGLENIPNYEPMLELMLKYNVPGQPTKEQLKEAYDECYEDRAWFLNGDYDDYIYNATRLNKIMEKEGMKIKQPISKIEYDSNKARTLRYYNKHCTDKNGTFKDTKAYIDYANESAKEYAVSRFLRINKNNPSKVIYLDKHSSKSNSNLTDKNKNKN